The following DNA comes from Methanomassiliicoccales archaeon LGM-DZ1.
TCCATTCGGATATCGCCGTCCTGAACAAGATGGACATAGCTGACGCCGTCGGCGTCGACCCGCAGGTCATCATCGGGGACTACGCGAAGCTCACCGGCGGGGTCAAGAAGATAATCACTGCCTCGGCGAAGAAGGGCGAGGGCGTGGACGACGTCATCGCGGCGCTGGGGCTGCTGGAGGCATGACGATGGGAATCAAGATACTGACAGTCGGCGGAGGCGCCAGGGAGCATGCCGCCGTCGAAGCGCTCTGGCGTTCCGGAGCGGAGATCTACGCCGTGATGAAGAACACCAACCCCGGGATCGAGGCCAGGTCCAAGAAGGTCCTGAACACCGACGAGGACGATGTCGACAGCATCTGCGACTTCGCGCTCAACAACTTCGTCGAGTACGCCTTCGTCGGCCCCGAGGCCCCCCTCGGAGCGGGCGTCGTCGATGCCCTGGAGAACATGGGCATCAAATGCGCCTCGCCCACCAAGGCCGCGGCGAGGATCGAGACCTCCAAGACGTTCATGAGGAACCTCGTCGAGAAGTACGGCATCGACGGCAACCTCAGGTACGCGAGCTTCGACAGCGAGGAGGAGGCCGTGGAGTTCGTGAAGAAGGTCGATTACCCCGTGGCCATCAAGCCTGTCGGCCTCACCGGCGGGAAGGGCGTCAAGGTCCAGGGGGACCAGCTGGCCAACCTCGACGAGACCGTTGCGTACATCCGCGAGATCTTCGAGAACAACGTGGGCGGCGGGAAGGTCATAATCGAGGAGAAGGCCGAGGGCGAGGAGTTCACCCAGATGGTCTTCGTGAACGGGACCGACGTCATCCCCATGCCCCTGGTCCAGGACCACAAGAGGGCCTACGAGGGCGACAAAGGGCCGAACACCGGGGGCATGGGCTCCTACTCCGATGCCGACGGCCTCCTGCCGTTCGTCACGGCCGAGGAGAGGCAGAAGGCGATCGACATCGACCTCGCCATCGTCAGGGCCCTGGACAAGGAAGGGTGCCCCTACCGCGGCGTGATGTACGGACAGTTCATGCTCACCAAGGACGGACCCAAGATCATCGAGATCAACGCGAGGTTCGGCGACCCCGAGGCCATGAACGTCCTCACCTCCCTGGAGACCAGCTTCTCCGACATCATCAAGTGGGAGGCCGGCAAGGGCCCCAGGCCGGACGTGCGCTTCGCCCCGAAGGCGACGGTCGTCAAGTACGTGGTCCCCGAGGGCTACGGGGTCAGCCCGGTCGCCGGGCACACCATCGCCATCGACACGGACGCCATCAACAAGGTCGGCGCCGTCGTCTACTACGGCAGCGTGTACAAGAACGACGGGAAGCTCGTCACCGGGACCTCCAGGGCCGTCGGCATCGTCGGCGTGGGGGACACCATCGCCGAG
Coding sequences within:
- the purD gene encoding phosphoribosylamine--glycine ligase, whose translation is MGIKILTVGGGAREHAAVEALWRSGAEIYAVMKNTNPGIEARSKKVLNTDEDDVDSICDFALNNFVEYAFVGPEAPLGAGVVDALENMGIKCASPTKAAARIETSKTFMRNLVEKYGIDGNLRYASFDSEEEAVEFVKKVDYPVAIKPVGLTGGKGVKVQGDQLANLDETVAYIREIFENNVGGGKVIIEEKAEGEEFTQMVFVNGTDVIPMPLVQDHKRAYEGDKGPNTGGMGSYSDADGLLPFVTAEERQKAIDIDLAIVRALDKEGCPYRGVMYGQFMLTKDGPKIIEINARFGDPEAMNVLTSLETSFSDIIKWEAGKGPRPDVRFAPKATVVKYVVPEGYGVSPVAGHTIAIDTDAINKVGAVVYYGSVYKNDGKLVTGTSRAVGIVGVGDTIAEAEENCEAGLKYIKCEGSFVRHDIGTQALIQKRIDHMKAIRGA